In Woeseia oceani, one DNA window encodes the following:
- a CDS encoding Hpt domain-containing protein, with the protein MQSTATDRHLPLCEAIATMDHSQENYAERHGRVPGSMSAMTTVDIADPFARQLMARYLSHRQQDLIEMRRAVANDDFDTIKLTGHNMHGSGSAYGLDRISELGAGLETAAIRQDRQAISGLIDDLERFVRELSIA; encoded by the coding sequence ATGCAATCCACGGCGACGGATCGCCACCTGCCATTGTGCGAGGCAATTGCAACCATGGATCATAGTCAGGAAAACTACGCCGAACGGCACGGCCGTGTGCCGGGGAGTATGTCAGCCATGACCACCGTCGATATCGCCGACCCGTTCGCCCGGCAATTGATGGCCCGCTACCTCAGCCATCGGCAGCAAGACCTCATCGAGATGCGCCGCGCCGTGGCGAATGACGATTTCGACACAATCAAACTGACCGGCCACAACATGCATGGCTCGGGCAGTGCCTACGGCCTGGATCGTATCTCGGAGCTCGGTGCCGGCCTGGAAACTGCGGCAATTCGTCAGGATCGGCAGGCCATTTCCGGCCTGATTGACGATCTGGAACGATTTGTCCGGGAACTGAGCATCGCTTGA
- a CDS encoding response regulator transcription factor — translation MRIALLEDDPDQVAILTLWLEHSEHTVAAFGNGSDFLRNVRRDSYDLYILDWMLPDMSGLDVLARLRGELKIFTPVLIATVKNEERNVVQALETGADDYLVKPMRQRELLARVNALLRRAGGGRPPEESLHAEPYLLDTQKKQAALNGESITLTSREFDLATFFFRNAGRVVSRAHILEAIWGIENSGITTRTVDTHISRLRKKMQLNEANGWKLSAIYQHGYRLERTDVNEQQQEAH, via the coding sequence TTGCGTATCGCACTACTTGAGGACGACCCGGACCAGGTCGCTATTCTGACCCTGTGGCTCGAACACTCCGAGCACACCGTCGCCGCCTTCGGCAATGGCAGCGACTTCCTGCGCAACGTCCGACGCGACAGCTACGATTTGTACATACTGGATTGGATGCTGCCGGACATGTCCGGCCTGGATGTGCTCGCGCGCTTGCGCGGTGAACTCAAAATCTTCACGCCGGTTCTGATTGCGACCGTCAAGAACGAAGAACGCAATGTCGTGCAGGCACTGGAAACCGGCGCTGACGACTACCTGGTGAAGCCAATGCGCCAGCGCGAATTACTGGCGAGAGTCAATGCGTTGCTGCGCCGCGCAGGCGGCGGCCGGCCGCCGGAAGAGTCATTGCACGCGGAGCCGTATCTGCTCGATACACAGAAAAAACAAGCGGCCCTGAATGGCGAGAGCATCACTCTGACCAGTCGCGAATTCGACCTTGCGACCTTTTTTTTCCGAAACGCCGGGCGCGTGGTGTCACGCGCACATATACTGGAAGCAATCTGGGGCATCGAAAACTCAGGAATTACAACCAGAACGGTCGACACTCACATCAGTCGTTTGCGCAAGAAAATGCAGTTAAATGAAGCGAACGGCTGGAAATTATCGGCTATTTACCAGCATGGCTATCGGCTTGAGAGAACCGATGTCAACGAACAACAGCAAGAGGCGCACTGA
- a CDS encoding OmpA family protein produces the protein MNDLDELKNLLFGAERQVLESIKDRVQIPEARAADIAAVLPEAVRISHEKDGQLVETLKDPVEQVLRESFRESPQEFGDALYPVMGPAIRKSIAHTLKAFAQQINQTLEYSLTLKGLSWRFRAARAGVPFASYVIQQSLQYRVEQAYLISRENGLLMSHVHHDASHIKDSDAVSAMFTAIQDFVKESFSPDRSGRLETADMGEFTLWAVHGPHALLVCVIRGVPPQSLRSDLSAILERLHFRYGEAIRHYKGETATIRGVEVELQRCLQFEAARPAKNRKRKIAWPLLLILVVLIAAGAYALWAGWQQAQRQQQLVAAIDATPGLYVGDIRRDGDRYVLSGLLDPLADSLDEVAARAGLQPGQLQGDLRPYQSLDASMRLRRATKLFAPPAGIRMTQQGNALVFSGTASNTWISAARNKAGIIDTGWDVQFADVQATEWLELSAQVEALNNRRFHFETNAELLPEDANELARYVTAMSELLTLARRAGAAINVAVTGHTDGLGTIGFNNALAAERTERVIAALQAAGIDPARVQRASDIAEPAPGALDPEKRRVDVSITLTSPEFAQ, from the coding sequence GTGAATGACCTCGACGAACTGAAGAACCTGCTGTTCGGTGCTGAAAGGCAGGTACTTGAATCCATCAAGGACCGCGTGCAGATCCCGGAAGCGCGGGCCGCTGATATTGCGGCCGTCCTGCCTGAAGCCGTTCGTATCAGCCACGAGAAGGACGGCCAGCTGGTCGAGACCCTGAAAGACCCCGTGGAGCAGGTCCTGCGCGAGTCTTTTCGCGAGTCGCCGCAGGAATTCGGCGATGCGCTCTACCCCGTCATGGGCCCGGCCATACGCAAGTCCATCGCGCATACGCTCAAGGCCTTCGCACAACAGATCAATCAAACCCTGGAGTACAGCCTCACCCTGAAAGGGCTGAGCTGGCGATTCCGTGCAGCGCGAGCCGGCGTACCGTTCGCCAGCTATGTCATTCAGCAGTCTCTGCAGTACCGGGTTGAACAGGCCTACCTGATCAGCCGGGAAAATGGCTTGCTCATGAGCCATGTGCATCACGATGCGTCGCACATCAAAGACAGCGATGCAGTATCCGCCATGTTCACGGCAATTCAGGACTTCGTAAAAGAGTCCTTTTCACCGGACCGTTCCGGCCGACTCGAAACGGCCGATATGGGCGAGTTCACGCTATGGGCCGTACACGGCCCTCACGCGTTGCTGGTCTGCGTGATACGGGGTGTGCCGCCGCAAAGTCTCAGAAGTGACCTGAGTGCGATACTTGAGCGCCTGCATTTTCGCTACGGTGAGGCCATCAGGCACTACAAAGGCGAAACAGCGACGATCAGGGGTGTTGAAGTGGAATTGCAACGTTGCCTGCAATTTGAAGCGGCAAGACCTGCAAAAAATCGCAAGCGCAAGATCGCCTGGCCGCTGTTACTGATTCTGGTGGTGCTCATTGCTGCGGGCGCGTACGCGCTCTGGGCTGGTTGGCAACAGGCACAACGGCAACAGCAATTGGTCGCGGCTATCGACGCCACCCCGGGACTCTACGTCGGCGATATCCGGCGCGATGGTGATCGCTATGTCCTTAGCGGACTGCTTGACCCGCTGGCCGACAGCCTGGACGAAGTGGCCGCGCGTGCAGGACTCCAACCCGGACAGTTGCAGGGCGACCTGCGACCTTACCAGTCGCTGGACGCCAGCATGCGGCTGCGCCGCGCAACGAAATTGTTTGCACCGCCGGCCGGTATTCGCATGACGCAGCAGGGTAACGCTCTCGTGTTCAGCGGCACCGCGAGCAATACCTGGATCTCGGCCGCCCGCAATAAGGCCGGCATAATTGATACGGGCTGGGATGTTCAGTTTGCCGACGTGCAGGCCACAGAGTGGCTCGAATTGTCTGCACAAGTCGAGGCCCTCAACAACCGGCGCTTCCATTTCGAAACCAATGCCGAGTTGCTGCCTGAAGATGCAAACGAGCTGGCTCGCTACGTAACTGCGATGAGCGAACTGCTCACGCTTGCCAGGCGTGCCGGCGCGGCGATCAATGTTGCGGTAACCGGCCACACGGACGGTTTGGGCACCATCGGGTTCAACAATGCGCTCGCGGCCGAACGAACAGAGCGGGTGATCGCGGCGCTGCAGGCGGCCGGCATAGACCCTGCACGCGTACAGCGGGCCAGCGATATCGCCGAACCGGCACCCGGCGCCCTCGATCCGGAAAAACGGCGTGTGGATGTGAGCATTACGCTGACCTCGCCGGAGTTTGCGCAATGA
- a CDS encoding Rab family GTPase codes for MSALTAKICIIGDFAVGKTSSIERFVNQQFSEKYLTTVGVKIDTKEVRLATLNSDVKLVIWDVAGTERFGALEFSYLRGAAGCLLVADGTRSRTVQSALQLQQQVEQRYGDLPFVFMLNKADLIDSWEVKDGSLEKLAGSFPDLFLTSAKTGQDVEAAIEKLAFRIAERELTNSK; via the coding sequence ATGAGCGCACTGACCGCCAAGATCTGCATCATCGGTGATTTCGCCGTCGGCAAGACCAGCAGTATCGAACGCTTCGTCAACCAGCAGTTTTCCGAGAAATACCTGACCACTGTTGGGGTCAAGATCGACACCAAAGAAGTCCGGCTTGCGACGCTGAACAGCGATGTCAAACTGGTCATCTGGGATGTCGCCGGAACCGAGCGCTTCGGCGCACTTGAGTTTTCCTATTTGCGTGGTGCTGCCGGTTGCCTGCTGGTCGCTGATGGCACGCGCAGCCGAACCGTGCAGTCTGCCCTGCAACTGCAACAGCAGGTTGAACAGCGCTACGGTGACTTGCCGTTCGTGTTCATGCTGAATAAAGCAGACTTGATCGATTCGTGGGAAGTAAAAGACGGCTCACTTGAGAAGCTCGCCGGTAGTTTTCCTGACCTGTTTCTCACCAGTGCCAAGACCGGCCAGGACGTCGAAGCAGCTATTGAAAAACTCGCGTTCCGTATCGCCGAGCGCGAGCTGACCAATTCGAAATGA